A genome region from Homo sapiens chromosome 8 genomic patch of type FIX, GRCh38.p14 PATCHES HG76_PATCH includes the following:
- the DEFB105A gene encoding beta-defensin 105 precursor yields the protein MALIRKTFYFLFAMFFILVQLPSGCQAGLDFSQPFPSGEFAVCESCKLGRGKCRKECLENEKPDGNCRLNFLCCRQRI from the exons ATGGCCCTGATCaggaagacattttattttctatttgctatGTTCTTCATTTTGGTTCAACTGCCATCAG GGTGCCAGGCAGGACTTGATTTTTCCCAACCATTTCCATCAG GTGAGTTTGCTGTCTGTGAGTCGTGCAAGCTTGGTCGGGGAAAATGCAGGAAGGAGTGCTTGGAGAATGAGAAGCCCGATGGAAATTGCAGGCTGAACTTTCTCTGCTGCAGACAGAGGATCTGA
- the DEFB106A gene encoding beta-defensin 106 precursor has product MRTFLFLFAVLFFLTPAKNAFFDEKCNKLKGTCKNNCGKNEELIALCQKSLKCCRTIQPCGSIID; this is encoded by the exons ATGAGgactttcctctttctctttgccGTGCTCTTCTTTCTGACCCCAG CCAAGAATGCATTTTTTGATGAGAAATGCAACAAACTTAAAGGGACATGCAAGAACAATTGCGGGAAAAATGAAGAACTTATTGCTCTCTGCCAGAAGTCTCTGAAATGCTGTCGGACCATCCAGCCATGTGGGAGCATTATAGATTAA